A part of Uloborus diversus isolate 005 chromosome 6, Udiv.v.3.1, whole genome shotgun sequence genomic DNA contains:
- the LOC129224129 gene encoding palmitoyltransferase ZDHHC5-like isoform X2, which translates to MSKCKTLKRLFPATSAWILLLATTSLFFVFPCPFLTEEYHIAIPICQAIITLFVVVNFSLATFMDPGIIPKAAEDKDDDFRAPLYQNIQINGIAVRMKWCVTCQFYRPPRCSHCSICDGCIETFDHHCPWVNNCIGRRNYRYFFLFLIFLSVHMITIFTYCILYVLRHWEQLQDQNTIITLVVIIIITLLFIPILGLTGFHIVLVSRGRTTNEQVTGKFRVGYNPFSKGCVKNIYQTLCGPQYPSYKSRRKQKKHLSVAAPSVSARMGENQVKIYMDNSNTGRSSSAYNKMSQGAGDLSDVEVMLDSFENNQSQSQDCEPSPPIPRHGSKTNFFSPSDNPRAAYILQQGKPWSPYGSAGPPTPRAPRALIGTDDRCMQSVPRSPEGLPPWAVVNSPRSTRTPPRSLTSPVVGADSTRTRQHSPSRRSSPGSPASLTPGQSPATAKRHTGSRRGPPNAHYYGYHPARSVRNSSRSMSPNRKFVSESELARAAADKANGNYEARANQTADNIQELADGVRPWGVDISRRMPHGSDILPSYGFRSSGGVPRKAGASPQSRRASGHKTPPPDSSPAKVHVKRPVTFVKALELTESNDKAGSKMDAHLRQCMQQTKTPTSMDQEDRKSLYEMNYEISV; encoded by the exons CTGTCCATTCTTAACAGAAGAATATCACATAGCAATTCCAATATGTCAGGCAATTATCACTTTATTTGTTGTCGTAAATTTTTCTTTAGCAACCTTCATGGATCCTGGAATCATACCAAAAG CGGCGGAAGACAAAGATGATGATTTTCGAGCTCCTTTGTACCAAAACATTCAGATAAATGGCATTGCCGTCCGAATGAAATGGTGTGTCACCTGTCAATTTTATAGACCCCCAAGATGTTCTCATTGCAGTATTTGTGATGGTTGCATAGAG ACATTTGATCATCATTGTCCATGGGTGAACAACTGCATAGGCCGGCGAAACTATCGCTATTTCTTCCTGTTTTTGATATTCCTTAGTGTACATATGATAACCATTTTCACATATTGTATTTTGTATGTACTTAGACATTGGGAACAGCTTCAAGATCAGAATACAATTATTAC TTTAGTTGTTATAATCATCATTACATTACTTTTCATACCTATTCTGGGATTGACAGGATTTCATATAGTTCTTGTATCAAGAGGAAGAACGACAAATGAGCAG GTTACTGGAAAGTTCAGAGTTGGCTACAATCCTTTTTCTAAAGGATGTGTGAAGAATATTTATCAAACACTTTGTGGACCCCAATATCCTAG TTACAAATCTCGAAGAAAACAGAAAAAGCATTTATCTGTAGCAGCTCCTTCAGTTTCTGCTAGAATGGGGGAAAATCAAGTAAAAATTTATATGGACAATAGCAACACTGGACGTTCAAGTTCGGCATATAACAAA atgTCTCAAGGTGCAGGCGATTTGTCAGATGTCGAGGTAATGCTGGATTCGTTCGAAAACAACCAAAGCCAGTCTCAGGATTGCGAACCTTCTCCTCCAATACCTCGCCACGGATCGAAGACGAATTTCTTCTCGCCTTCTGACAATCCACGTGCAGCGTACATCTTACAGCAGGGCAAGCCATGGTCCCCCTATGGCAGCGCAGGGCCACCGACCCCAAGGGCGCCCAGGGCACTCATCGGGACCGACGACAGGTGCATGCAGTCCGTTCCCCGCTCGCCAGAAGGACTCCCTCCCTGGGCGGTGGTGAACAGTCCGAGGTCGACAAGGACACCGCCCAGGAGTCTCACAAGTCCGGTGGTTGGTGCAGACAGCACCAGGACCAGACAGCATTCACCTTCTCGTCGCTCCAGCCCTGGGTCCCCTGCGTCCTTGACTCCAGGACAGTCTCCTGCGACCGCCAAGAGACACACTGGATCCAGGAGGGGTCCGCCCAATGCTCACTATTACGGCTATCATCCGGCGAGGAGTGTCAGGAATAGCTCTCGGAGCATGAGCCCAAATCGAAAATTTGTTTCCGAGAGCGAGCTAGCACGTGCCGCCGCAGACAAGGCCAACGGCAACTACGAGGCACGGGCCAATCAGACGGCAGACAATATCCAAGAGCTGGCGGATGGCGTGCGGCCGTGGGGGGTAGATATTTCCCGTCGCATGCCCCACGGCTCGGACATCTTGCCATCCTACGGATTTAGATCCAGTGGGGGTGTGCCTCGTAAAGCAGGGGCGTCGCCTCAGAGTAGGCGTGCTTCGGGACATAAGACTCCGCCTCCTGACTCCTCCCCCGCCAAGGTGCACGTGAAGAGACCAGTCACTTTCGTGAAGGCCTTGGAATTGACTGAAAGTAATGACAAAGCAGGTTCTAAGATGGATGCCCATCTTAGGCAATGCATGCAGCAAACTAAAACTCCGACAAGCATGGATCAAGAAGACAGGAAGAGTCTGTATGAAATGAATTATGAAATATCCGTCTAG
- the LOC129224129 gene encoding palmitoyltransferase ZDHHC5-like isoform X1: MSKCKTLKRLFPATSAWILLLATTSLFFVFPCPFLTEEYHIAIPICQAIITLFVVVNFSLATFMDPGIIPKAAAAEDKDDDFRAPLYQNIQINGIAVRMKWCVTCQFYRPPRCSHCSICDGCIETFDHHCPWVNNCIGRRNYRYFFLFLIFLSVHMITIFTYCILYVLRHWEQLQDQNTIITLVVIIIITLLFIPILGLTGFHIVLVSRGRTTNEQVTGKFRVGYNPFSKGCVKNIYQTLCGPQYPSYKSRRKQKKHLSVAAPSVSARMGENQVKIYMDNSNTGRSSSAYNKMSQGAGDLSDVEVMLDSFENNQSQSQDCEPSPPIPRHGSKTNFFSPSDNPRAAYILQQGKPWSPYGSAGPPTPRAPRALIGTDDRCMQSVPRSPEGLPPWAVVNSPRSTRTPPRSLTSPVVGADSTRTRQHSPSRRSSPGSPASLTPGQSPATAKRHTGSRRGPPNAHYYGYHPARSVRNSSRSMSPNRKFVSESELARAAADKANGNYEARANQTADNIQELADGVRPWGVDISRRMPHGSDILPSYGFRSSGGVPRKAGASPQSRRASGHKTPPPDSSPAKVHVKRPVTFVKALELTESNDKAGSKMDAHLRQCMQQTKTPTSMDQEDRKSLYEMNYEISV, encoded by the exons CTGTCCATTCTTAACAGAAGAATATCACATAGCAATTCCAATATGTCAGGCAATTATCACTTTATTTGTTGTCGTAAATTTTTCTTTAGCAACCTTCATGGATCCTGGAATCATACCAAAAG CTGCAGCGGCGGAAGACAAAGATGATGATTTTCGAGCTCCTTTGTACCAAAACATTCAGATAAATGGCATTGCCGTCCGAATGAAATGGTGTGTCACCTGTCAATTTTATAGACCCCCAAGATGTTCTCATTGCAGTATTTGTGATGGTTGCATAGAG ACATTTGATCATCATTGTCCATGGGTGAACAACTGCATAGGCCGGCGAAACTATCGCTATTTCTTCCTGTTTTTGATATTCCTTAGTGTACATATGATAACCATTTTCACATATTGTATTTTGTATGTACTTAGACATTGGGAACAGCTTCAAGATCAGAATACAATTATTAC TTTAGTTGTTATAATCATCATTACATTACTTTTCATACCTATTCTGGGATTGACAGGATTTCATATAGTTCTTGTATCAAGAGGAAGAACGACAAATGAGCAG GTTACTGGAAAGTTCAGAGTTGGCTACAATCCTTTTTCTAAAGGATGTGTGAAGAATATTTATCAAACACTTTGTGGACCCCAATATCCTAG TTACAAATCTCGAAGAAAACAGAAAAAGCATTTATCTGTAGCAGCTCCTTCAGTTTCTGCTAGAATGGGGGAAAATCAAGTAAAAATTTATATGGACAATAGCAACACTGGACGTTCAAGTTCGGCATATAACAAA atgTCTCAAGGTGCAGGCGATTTGTCAGATGTCGAGGTAATGCTGGATTCGTTCGAAAACAACCAAAGCCAGTCTCAGGATTGCGAACCTTCTCCTCCAATACCTCGCCACGGATCGAAGACGAATTTCTTCTCGCCTTCTGACAATCCACGTGCAGCGTACATCTTACAGCAGGGCAAGCCATGGTCCCCCTATGGCAGCGCAGGGCCACCGACCCCAAGGGCGCCCAGGGCACTCATCGGGACCGACGACAGGTGCATGCAGTCCGTTCCCCGCTCGCCAGAAGGACTCCCTCCCTGGGCGGTGGTGAACAGTCCGAGGTCGACAAGGACACCGCCCAGGAGTCTCACAAGTCCGGTGGTTGGTGCAGACAGCACCAGGACCAGACAGCATTCACCTTCTCGTCGCTCCAGCCCTGGGTCCCCTGCGTCCTTGACTCCAGGACAGTCTCCTGCGACCGCCAAGAGACACACTGGATCCAGGAGGGGTCCGCCCAATGCTCACTATTACGGCTATCATCCGGCGAGGAGTGTCAGGAATAGCTCTCGGAGCATGAGCCCAAATCGAAAATTTGTTTCCGAGAGCGAGCTAGCACGTGCCGCCGCAGACAAGGCCAACGGCAACTACGAGGCACGGGCCAATCAGACGGCAGACAATATCCAAGAGCTGGCGGATGGCGTGCGGCCGTGGGGGGTAGATATTTCCCGTCGCATGCCCCACGGCTCGGACATCTTGCCATCCTACGGATTTAGATCCAGTGGGGGTGTGCCTCGTAAAGCAGGGGCGTCGCCTCAGAGTAGGCGTGCTTCGGGACATAAGACTCCGCCTCCTGACTCCTCCCCCGCCAAGGTGCACGTGAAGAGACCAGTCACTTTCGTGAAGGCCTTGGAATTGACTGAAAGTAATGACAAAGCAGGTTCTAAGATGGATGCCCATCTTAGGCAATGCATGCAGCAAACTAAAACTCCGACAAGCATGGATCAAGAAGACAGGAAGAGTCTGTATGAAATGAATTATGAAATATCCGTCTAG